The genomic segment CCGTCCCCGTCCATGCCACGTTAGTCTTTATTCTTTTTTTCTTCCACGACCGCGCAGGCCACCATGTCGCCCCAGACGTTGACGATGGTGCGCGCCATGTCCAGCGGGCGGTCGATCGCGAGCAGGAAGCCGATGCCGTCGAGCGGCAGACGCACCGCGTTCAGCACCAGCGCCAGCGTCACAAGGCCCGCACTCGGAACGGCCGCCGCTCCGATCGCAGCCATGGCCGCGGTGACGAGCACCACAATCTGCTGTCCGAGCGCGAGATGAACGCCGAGCGCCTGCGCGATGAAAAGGCAGGCTGCCGCCTCATAGATCGCGGTACCGTCCATGTTCACGGTGGCTCCGAGCGGCAGCACAAAGCCCGCGACTTCCGGTGAAATGTTTTCTTTTTTCTCGATGCATTCCATGGTGACCGGAAGCGTCGCGGCCGAAGACGACGTCGAAAACGACATCATCAGCGCGGGCTCCATGTTTTTCAGGAAGCGTCCGTACGGCCTGTTGGAAAAAATCCGGAACATCACCGAAAGCGTGACGAAGTGGATGGCAAGGCCCAGGATGATGGTCAGAGCGAATTTCCCCACGCCCATGAGAAGCGACATGTCGAAGCTGCCGGCCATGGTTGCGATCAGCCCGAACACACCGATCGGCGCAAACTCGATGACGCCGGAAGTAATGGCCATCATGAGCTCATTCGCTTCTCCCGCGGCCTGTTTCAATTTTTTCGCCTTCTCGCCCATGAACACAAGGCCGGCACCGAAAAGGAGCGCGACGACGATGATCTGCATCGTGTCCGCTCTGACGAATGCGGAAAACATGTTATCCGGCACCACCTCCCAGAAAGGCCCTGGCGCTGGCACGGCGTTAGGCTTGCTTCCAAAAACCGTGACGCCCACGCCGGGCTTGATGACGTTCGAAAGAATGAGGCTCGTCGTCACCGCCAGAAGATTCGTGGTGAGGTAGAACCCCATGGTCTTCGCGCCCATCTTGGAAAGCTTTTCCATGCTGCCGATGCTGGCAATGCCGTACACGATGGAAATGAAAGTAAGCGGGACGACGAGCAGCTTCAGCAGCCGGAGAAAAATCATGCCGAGCGGCTGCACCCAGGGCACGCATTGCGGAAACAGTTTTCCCACGATCGCGCCCAGAATCATGGCAGCGAAGATTGACGTGTGGAGCGGCGGCCGTTTGAATGTCATTTTGTCTCCCCTGCCGGGGACAAGCCTGAAGGCATGTCCCCGGGGTTATTTGCCGATGCAAAACTCCGAAAAAATAACGTCCAGAAGGTCTTCGGAATAAATCTCGCCGACCAGCTCGCTCATCTGGTCCAGCGCCGCTTTCACGTCCAGCGTGACGATCTCGAGCGATTCACGGCCGCGGAACGCCGCGTGCGCCCGCTCCAGCGATTCGAGCGCGGCTTCGAGCGCTTTTTTGTGCCGCAGCCGCGTGATTTCTTCGCCTTCCCCGCCGCCGGCCTGCCCCAGGATCGAGTCCGTCATTTTCCGCTCGAGGCCGGCCATGCCGTCGCGCGATTTCGCGGAGAGAAAAACAGAATCCCGCCGTCCCGTGATTTTTTCCAGCTCCGCGGGATTGAGTTTGCGCGGCAAGTCGGATTTATTGACCAGCACAAGGACAGGCTTGTCCTGCCGGATCAAAGAGAAAACTTCCCGGTCTTTATCTTCGAGCGCCGCGGACCCGTCCACGACAAAAAGGACAAGCTCCGCGCCCTCCAGCGCTTCCCGCGTGCGCTGGGAGCCCAGCACGTCCAGGGGATGCGTGGATTCGTGGCCGAGGCCCGCGGTATCCATGAGCCGCACCGCGATGCCGCCG from the Verrucomicrobiia bacterium genome contains:
- a CDS encoding dicarboxylate/amino acid:cation symporter; translated protein: MTFKRPPLHTSIFAAMILGAIVGKLFPQCVPWVQPLGMIFLRLLKLLVVPLTFISIVYGIASIGSMEKLSKMGAKTMGFYLTTNLLAVTTSLILSNVIKPGVGVTVFGSKPNAVPAPGPFWEVVPDNMFSAFVRADTMQIIVVALLFGAGLVFMGEKAKKLKQAAGEANELMMAITSGVIEFAPIGVFGLIATMAGSFDMSLLMGVGKFALTIILGLAIHFVTLSVMFRIFSNRPYGRFLKNMEPALMMSFSTSSSAATLPVTMECIEKKENISPEVAGFVLPLGATVNMDGTAIYEAAACLFIAQALGVHLALGQQIVVLVTAAMAAIGAAAVPSAGLVTLALVLNAVRLPLDGIGFLLAIDRPLDMARTIVNVWGDMVACAVVEEKKNKD